Below is a window of Aeromonas veronii DNA.
CGGCCACCTCTTTCTCATCCTGACGCAATTCGAGCTCGATGCGGCCATCGAGATCCCGGTTGATGCTGCCATCGGGGTTGAAGCCGCGGCGGCGGGTGCCGGCGATGGGGTACATCTCCACGTCGCGGCTGGCGGCGCAGAATTTCACTGCGCTCTCGGGGGAGGCGCCAAACAGGGTGAAGCCCTCATCCTGCACGTAGAACATGTAGGGGCTGGGGTTGGTCTGCTTGAGGCGGCGATAGGCGGCCAAGGGGTTTGGGCAGGGCAGGGAGAAGCAGCGGGACGGCACCACCTGGAAGATGTCGCCACGGCGGATAAAGCCCTTGAGCTTCTCTACCTCGGCGCAGAACTGCTTGTCGCTCTTGTCCACGCTCATGCCGCCGGTCAGGGGCGGGGTGGCCGGGGCCTGCGCGGGGGCCTGCTGGCAGGCGAGCTTGAACTGGACGAGGCGCTCGCTCAGGCGGTGGTATCTGTCTTCCACCCGGCTCTCGTCGCTGTCTCCGCCAAAGATGCAGGCGAGCAGCGCAGTAGATCGCGCGATGTGATCGATGGTGATCAGGGTCTCGGCCACATAGAAGCAGTAGTCGGGGCAGTGGTTGCTCCCTTCCGGCACCTCGGGCAGATCCTCGAAGGAGGCGATCAAGTCATAGGCGAAGCTGCCCGCCATAAAGAGAGCTTCGCTGTTCGCGCTAGCGTCAAGAGGGCCGAGCTGGCAATCGAGCTCCCGTTGCAGGGTGCGTAGCACGTCCAGCACGCTGCTCCCCTTGAGGCGGGAATCTTCGTCCAGCTCCCGATCGGAGGCTGGAAAGTCGAGCTGCAGCTCGCCATCTACCAATGAGCGGGCCACCACGGCAGGCAGGCGCTCGGTCAGCAGGCATTGCAACTGGGCGCCGTTGTCGTTGAGGCTGCGCACCCGCACGGTGCGGCCGCGGCACTCGATGCGCAGGCAGGCATCGACCAGCAGCAGGCTCTGTTTGCCCGCTTTGGAGTCGATTTCGACCGATTCCAGCAGCAGGTTGTTGGGGCGACCCTGGCAGAGCTCGCTGTAGAGCGCCAGCGGATCGGCCACATAGGGGGCGTTGAGTTTGAGGGTATCGAATTCACCCAGAGGAAGGCGATGTGTGGCTGTCATAATGCGTTCCCTTGCGTGTGATGCGGTTTACCGATGTTCATGCGTCTAATCCCTTTAAAGAAAGCCTTGAAAAATGCCATGGAAATTAGGTTGGTTTGGGCGATTTCATCAGGGTCGCCATCGCCAGGTCATTGCGCTTGTTTGAATTCTCGGTTTCATCACAGGTTCATTTGCCGGATAATAAAAAAGCCCGCTGGGGTGAGCGGGCTTTCTCTTTGGGTTCTTAATTCGCTGTCAGATTACAGGTACAGCAACGACCACACGCCCGCATGTCAGGGAGTGTGCCACCACCAGATGGTCAGGATGGACGTCGTTTGCATGATAAAGTCCTGTAAAAAGAGGTTTGCAATGAATTGCCTACAGAAAACGATAAAGCCGCGGCCAAGTCAAGTCGCTTTTAGCCTTCTTTCACTGCGCTGCGACGAACAGTGACCTGACCACGAGAGCGGAATAACCTGATGAGATTCGATCTTCACTGCCATACCACGGCCTCAGACGGAGTGCTGAGCCCCGCCGACCTGGTGCGCCGCGCCGCCGAAAAAGGGGTCGAAGTGTTAGCGGTTACTGACCACGATACCCAAGCCGCGCTTGATGAGGTGCGCTGCACCATCGAGGCCGAGCAACTGCCGCTGCGACTGGTGAGCGGGGTCGAGATCTCCACCGGCTGGGAGCATCACGAAATTCATATCGTGGCGCTGGGGGTGGATGAAAAAAATCCGCAGCTGACCGACTTTCTGGCCGGTCAGCTGGCTCGCCGTGAGGCGCGTGCGCTGGAAATCGGGCGTCGTCTGGAGAAGTGCCTCATTCCCGGCACCTATGAAGAGGCCAAACAGCTCGCCGGTGACGCCGCTGTGACCCGCGCCCACTTTGCCCGGGTGCTGGTGGCGCGCGGGGTGGCCGACAACATGCAGAAGGTATTCAAGAAGTACCTGAGCCGTGGCAATAAAGGCTATGCCCCGGCCGAGTGGCCCGAGATGAGCGAAGCAATCACTGCCATT
It encodes the following:
- a CDS encoding anthranilate synthase component 1, whose product is MTATHRLPLGEFDTLKLNAPYVADPLALYSELCQGRPNNLLLESVEIDSKAGKQSLLLVDACLRIECRGRTVRVRSLNDNGAQLQCLLTERLPAVVARSLVDGELQLDFPASDRELDEDSRLKGSSVLDVLRTLQRELDCQLGPLDASANSEALFMAGSFAYDLIASFEDLPEVPEGSNHCPDYCFYVAETLITIDHIARSTALLACIFGGDSDESRVEDRYHRLSERLVQFKLACQQAPAQAPATPPLTGGMSVDKSDKQFCAEVEKLKGFIRRGDIFQVVPSRCFSLPCPNPLAAYRRLKQTNPSPYMFYVQDEGFTLFGASPESAVKFCAASRDVEMYPIAGTRRRGFNPDGSINRDLDGRIELELRQDEKEVAEHLMLVDLGRNDIARISEPGTRYVKELLKVDRYSHVMHLVSKVVGTLRSDLDALHAYQACMNMGTLTGAPKIRASELIRMVEGKRRGSYGGAVGYINGAGEMDTCIVIRSAFVKDGVAHVQAGAGVVYDSKPQAEADETRAKAAAVLAAIAASHGTSLQALSAQQEQHKDVSL
- a CDS encoding PHP domain-containing protein; translated protein: MRFDLHCHTTASDGVLSPADLVRRAAEKGVEVLAVTDHDTQAALDEVRCTIEAEQLPLRLVSGVEISTGWEHHEIHIVALGVDEKNPQLTDFLAGQLARREARALEIGRRLEKCLIPGTYEEAKQLAGDAAVTRAHFARVLVARGVADNMQKVFKKYLSRGNKGYAPAEWPEMSEAITAIHAAGGLAVLAHPSRYDLTAKWIKRLLVAFKAAGGDAMEVSLPQQSPQERANLGQWAKEHDLYISVGSDFHFPSNWTELGRHLWLPKEGMPVWLAYPGHFGLTTEQHAELLASR